The nucleotide sequence CTCCCGTACAGGCTGCCCGATTAGATGACGGACTTCGAGCAGGCTGGTCAGTTCGTCAATACGGCGTTCATACTGTTGCGGATCGATGCGGTAAATCTCTTTATGCAGCCGGAACGATTCCTGGGCCGGCAGGTCCCACCAGAGCTGGTTTTTCTGTCCCATGACCAGGGAAAAACGACGTCGATATTCATTTTCCCGCTTCCAGGGGATATGTCCCAGTACCGTGGCTTCTCCAGCAGAAGGGAAAATGAGGCCAGAAAGCAGCTTGAGGGTGGTCGTTTTTCCTGCACCATTTGGACCGAGAAAGGCCACAATTTCGCCTTGTTCGATTGAAAAGCTTACATCGGAAACAGCGTGAACCGTTTTGTAGTCGCGCCGCCACAGTCCCTTGATTGAGGCGAAGACTCCCTCATTTTTCTGGTAGACTTTGTAGGTTTTTTCCAGGTTTTTAACAACAATGGCATTCATGTCCTCATCTTACGGTACCCGTGGTTGCTGGTCGAGCGACAAACCGGGGGATTCAGAAAAAACGCTGGCGCAAGTGAAACTTAATGTGTCTGCCAGGTTTTCTGAAAAATGATCAGGAGGTGGCAGCCAGCTCTTTGCGAATCTGACAGGCGATCAGGGGATCACACATGGCAGCCGTCGCCAGATGTGTGGCGTTGGCGCCGGCTGCCAGGAACGTCCGCACATCACTGGCAGAACCAATACCGCCACAGGAAATCAGATCGGGGCGGGGTTGGTCGGCGGGGAGTTCAGCGATCAACTCTGTAAACAAACGCAGTTGATTCAGCGAAGCTTGTCTGGTTGCTGCACCACAAATTCCACGTTGTTCTCCCGAGAAGAGTGGCGTTCCCTGATCATCGACGACCGTTGTTGCCACACTGTTGGTCATGACAATTCCTGCAGCAAAAGGAAGTACGGCCTGGAGAAACGCATGGGCCTCCGCTTTTTGCGACAGGTGGCCGATTTTAATCAGGTAGGGAACCGTTCCTGATACCGCTTTGACACGACTGGCAACAAGTGCCGCTGCCTCGGGCTGCTGGTAAAGCTGGCCATCACGGGTGCAGACATTCGGGCAGGAGAAATTGGTTTCCACGCAGTCGGCACCACTTTCGATGGCCCATTTTGCACAGCGCGCATAATCGTCGGCCAGATCTTCCAGTGACCAGTCGGGTTGCAGGCTGCCAACGACAGAGACGGAGAGCCGTTTTTCTGCCGACAACTGTTTGCGGGTCTGTTCCACATCGCGACGCCACACATCAGGTTCAGCAGAAGGCATCCCAAAGGAGACCGCCCAGCTGCCCTGCATTTCTGCTGAGAGTTTCACCGCGGTTTCAGTACCTTCGAGTGAGGAAGTCTGCACCGGTTGCAGATTGGGCAAGGGATAGCAGGCGCGGGAGGAGGAACGTACCGTTTTATAGGTCAGTACATCAAAGCCAAGACTGGCATAATACAGCACCCATTTCCCATTTAATAAGGGACCAGCGGGAATCCCCAGTGGAGAGGGAACAGGCAGACCGCAGAATGACCAGCAACCGGGAAAAGAGGGTACTTCCCGATCAACGGGCTCGGGGGCGTGCTTGTAATTCCACTCGTAAGTCTGCTCTGGAAGATAGCGGGGCAGGTGCTGTGTGTTCGGCATGGTGGAACCTGAAAATGAGCCAGAGACGCAGAAAACCAAATTGATTATAGCGGATCCAGTGACTCGGATTCCATGCAGAAGTGGACCAGTCAATGGAATGTTCAATTTGAACTACTGCTGAGAGTCGGCTGAAACACCTGAATAAAAAAACTCCGGCCTCTGAAATGAGAGACCGGAGTCAAGGGGGAGTCAGTAAATTCCTGAAGCAGGATTAACGCTGAACGGTATTCATGTTCTTGAGTACGTTCATGTAATCGACAGTGATATTCAGGATTTCATCGTTGTAGTAATCCTTTTTGAAGATCTCCTTGTCGGCTGCTTCTTTCTTTGCTTTTTCTTCTTCTTTTTTCTTGTCTTCCTTCTCTTTTTCTTTGTCGCTGGACAATTCTTTGCGTCGAGTAACTTCATTCAGAGAGATGGTTTTCTGGTTTTTCTTCTGCAGGTATTTGTCGATCTCTTCCTGCGTTTCTTTGAATTCCTTGTCAGCAACAATCCGCTTTGAACTGGACTGTTTCAGCTGATCCAGAATCTGTGGATTTACCATACCGACAGGAGCAAACTGAGCGACCTCGGTCTGATCGAATTCCATGGCATCATCCAGGAAGGATTCGCCCAGATCCATATTGTCGATCAATGAAGGCAGTACAATGTCAGAGCGAACGCCCCGGTTTTGAGTACTGTCGCCGTTGACGCGATAGAACTGGTTGATTGTCAGTTTCAGTGCTCCCAGGTCCTGTCCACGCAGGAATGAGAACATCTGGTTGCTGACGGGCATCACATTCTGTACGGTCCCTTTACCGTGCGTGGTTGTGTCGCCGATAATCAGTCCGCGTTTGTAGTCTTTGATCACGCCTGCGAAAATTTCAGAAGCGGATGCGGAAAGCCGGTTACAAACAACGACCAGAGGTCCTGTGTAGACCGCACCTGGTTCGACATCACTGTGAATTTTTCGTTCGCCGTCCATCTGTTTAACTTGAACAACCGGGCCTTCATCCACAAACAGGCCTGAAACTTCGATGGCTTCGCTGAGTGCACCACCACCGTTGAATCGCAGATCGACGACGACACCATCGACGCCACCCTGGTCACGGAAGTCATACAGGACTTTACGAACATCGCGAGCGGTACTTTTGAAGTTTTCATCACCCCGCTGTGCACCACGGAAATCGCGATAGAAAGAGGGAATGCTGATGACGCCGATGCGGCCGGTTTTACCCGGAAGTCTTTCGCCGGTTTCAATGATTTTGCCTTTGACTTCCGATGTGCTCAACTCGATTTTTTTGCGGGTCAGCTCATAGGTTTCAACGGCGTTATTCTTTTCTTTTTTGACTCGCAGTTGCACGATGGTACCGCGTTTTCCACGGATATACCGGACCACCTTGCTGAGTTTCATTTCGACAACATCAACAAAATCGCCATCTTCCTGAGCCACGGCGACGATTTTGTCACCTGGTTTCAAGCGTCCGTCGGCATCAGCGGCACCGCCGGGTACGATTTCGGCAACCACTGTGAAACCGTCTTCAGATCGCAGGGCAGCACCGATACCGTCCAGGCTGAGCTCCATGCTGATCCGAAAGTCTTCCAGTGTCTGGGGAGACATGTAGCTGGAGTGAGGATCAAAACAGTGAGTCAGAGAGCTCAGATACATTTCCAGCTTTTCCGACTTTTCCGTCTGAGCCATGGTTCGCAGGTTGTTACGATAACGTTTGTGTAACTGCTCGCGTGCTTCTTCGAGCTTGGTATCTTCCAGAACCAGGTTCAGCAGATCGTATTTGACACGCTTTCTCCAGCGTTCATTCATCTCTGTCTGATCTTTGGCAAAGTCCTGTTCCTTGGCGTCAACGATGATCGATTCATCAACGGTGAAGTCGTGATCTACGTCGACCAGTTGCTGAGCATATTCCATCCGTTCCTGAAGACGCTTCAGGTACAGATCAAATGATTCATAAGCGAAGTTGACATCACCAACTGCCAGTTTGTCGTCCAGCTGGGTTTTGTCTTTTTCGAATGCCTCAATATCTGATTTGTAAAAATACAGCTTTTGTGGATCGAGTTGTTTGATGAAACGCTTCATCAGTTTCTGAGAGATTTCATCATTGATCGGTTTGCCGCTGATATGGAAGCGGCTGACCATCGCACAGACCCGTTTGGCTGTGGTTGAATCACTGGCTGAATCAGAGACAGTAGCCTGCTGCGCGAAAATCGCGGTTCCCAGAAGGAGAACCATACAAAGACTGAGAGCAGAGGCTGCTTTTGAGGGAGGATTTAACTTCATAAGTTTCGTCCGTTGCTTGGATTTGAAGTGATATAGAAAAAACCGTTAGTGAGATCTGAAGCGATCCAGAGTCTCACTAATGTCAGCCGCTTGATATTATAGGATCAGAGAAAACAGAACAAGATGACATTTCCAGGACCTGCTTTTCTCAACTGTCTCTCAGTGATCGCTTTATGCTGAAAACGAGATGAAAAGACTATTCCGAACTTTCCAGAGTCCACTAGAAATTATTACGTCTGTTGACTGTCAGACGTTGGTATTTATTCAAAGGAATTCCGAATGAGGGGTTTCCTTTGGTAAATCATCGACCTGGAATCCGGGGATCTGAGATTGAATCGGGTTCGGGTTGTTTTTTGCTGATTTTCTGTAAGTTTTATATCTACAGTGGTTTAGGTGCTGATGGGGCAGGTCGTTTCGCACGAAATTATCTAAGAAGGCTGCATCAGTCTGGTGAGAGCCAGCAGGCAGTTGTTCCATAGTACCTGAAATTCGTCGGAGTCGACTTTGTGGCCGGAAATCAGTTGGGCCAGTTGTGGCAATGTCGCGGGGAAAAAGACCAGAGCCGTAAAAATGAGCATCAGACAGACAGGGTCAAACTCGTCAGAGATGTCACCTTCCGCCTGCGATTGTTTCAGCCGATCAATGTGGTTCTGATAGTACTCTCTGCGCCAGGCATTATCGATCAGCGGTTCCCCCTGATTTTGCTGCGCTTCGTTGAGCAGAACCCGCACATAATTCTGGTCGCGCATGTTTTCTTTTACATAGAATTGCAGGACCTCGGAAATCTCTTTGGGGATTTTTTCGACGCTGTCGTTTCGCTCTTCGAGTTTGCGTTGCAGGGCTGCTTCGAACAGTCCCTGTTTGTCGTTAAAATAGCGGTATATCAGCGATTTATTAAATTTCGCCTGCCTGGCGATCGCTTCGATCCGAGCGCCATCCACGCCACGTTCTGCAAATTCAGCGATGGCCGCCTTGAGGATCGCGTCGTGTGAACGGATCACTTTCTTAGGCGGAATCTCCTCGGCTTCAGTCGAATTCATAGTGGCTCCAAGTGTATAGGGAATCTGGAGTATAGCTGCAGCAGATTGTGAAGGGAAGAAGCCTCAGTGTCACAACAGAATTTCCAGCCGTGAAGCAGGACGACAAATTTTTCAGATTTTTGTTGAACTCAAGATTGGGGGGGATTAGGATTCAGTTGGTTGTAACGGTATCGTTACCAGATGTCCGTGCCTTTTGATGAAAAAGTGCCTTCCATTTCGATTCAGTATAATTCGCGGAGTGGTATTCCACCGGTTAGGCAATAAACAGTTTATACTGTAGCGTCTCAAAGGTCATTTGGTCCGAGTACAGTTAGATCCAGAGACACTCTGGTTAATTGTGACGCGTCCTGGAGTCCTAATCCGGTTCGAGTGGGGGACACGATCCTGCATCAGCAATACGCGACAAATAGCGACCAGTCTAAGCTGGATCAGGCTTTGGATGAACTGGCAGCAACCAGCCGGTCAGAGGCTGGTCTGTCTGTTGCACGCCGAATCGAATTGACAGGGCAGTGTCTCTGTTGTCTGTCCCAGGTTGCTCGAGAATGGGTCGATCTGGCTTGTGAAGCGAAACGGATACCAAGGGAGAGTACAACCTGCGCAGAAGAAGTGCTGGCAGGGCCGGTATCGGTGGCCCGGTTCCTGCAGGTACTGCTACTCAGCTTGAAATCGATTCAATCTGAGGGACAGCCACGTTTACCGGCATCACCGAAGGCAAAATCAGGGGAACAGATTCGCGTACCGGTGTTTCCGACCTCGGGAATATACGATTCTCTGGTGTTTTACGGACTGTCCGCAGAAGCCTGGTTGCCTGAGGACATTGGTGCGGAGACCCTGTTTGACCTGACCCATCTGGAACAGACTGAGAATTCTGCTTTGCCACTGACACTGGTGCTGGGAGCAGGTAACGTTTCCGCAATCCCCGCGACTGATGTATTAACTAAAATCCTGCAGGATGGCGAGCGGGTGCTGTTGAAGATGAATCCAGTGAATGACTATCTCAAGACTGTATTCGAACGGTCATTTACCCCGCTGATCGATGCCGGGCTGCTCAGGATTGTCAGCGGAGATGCAGCGGCAGGCGCATACCTGGTCGCGCATCCTGCCATAGACCGGATTCATATTACCGGCTCAACACGGACACATGATGCGATTGTGTGGGGCAGCGATCCGGAGGAATGCCGTGCGAGAAAAGAAAGCAACCAGCCTCAGTTGGAGATCCCGGTGACCAGTGAACTGGGCAACGTTTCTCCCTGGATTATTGTTCCCGGTCGCTATTCTGAAAAACAGTTACAGTTTCAGGCGGAAAACATTGCCGCTTCCATCGTGAATAATGCGTCTTTTAACTGTCTGGCGACCAAGGTGATTGTGACTTATGCCGACTGGCCGGACCGGGATCGATTTCTGACGATGATTGAGCAGAAGCTACAACACATTCCTCGACGCTACGCTTATTATCCGGGCGCACCCGAACGCTGGCAACGTTTTGCCGGCGCTGAACCCGATGACAGACAGTATTTACCCTGGAAGCTGATTCGCGATGCCGATCCGGTTCAGTCGTCTCATTTGTTTCAGGAAGAATCGTTTGTCTGTGTCTGTGCCGAGACAGCACTCGAAGCAGAGTCAGACTCAGATTTTCTGGAGCGAGCAGTAGAATTTGTGAATCGAGATGTTTGGGGGACCCTGTGTGCCACGATTACGGTTCCAGATGCGTTTCGCCAAACAGACCACGCGACTTTGGATCGATGTATTGGTAAGCTGAAATATGGAGCAGTGGGAATTAATCACTGGCCCGCTTTGAATTACGCATTCATGTCGACTCCCTGGGGTGGGGCTTCCGGGGCGACGCTACAGGATGTCGTCAGCGGAATTGGGAACGTACATAACACTTACTTTCTGGCGGGAGTGGAAAAAACGGTACTCTATGGGCCGTTAACCCTGTTTCCGCAGCCGGTCTGGTTTCCTTCTCATCCCAATCCGGAAGCGGTGGGCTGGCGTCTATTTGATTTATATACGAAACCATCGCTGGGCAATCTGCTGCGAACCGGATTGACGGTTGCGTTAAAATAACGAATTCATTTCAACTCATTTCTTGACAGGTTCTTTGATATGGCGCTTTATCAATGGATGACATGTTGCCGGGCAATTGCTCTGTCAGTGTTGATTCTGGGATGCAGCTTGCTGCATGTTGCTGTTTTAGCAGGTGCGGAGGAAAAGCCTGCGTTTAAACTGGAAGCATCGACTTATACCTTTTCACCCGGGCCTGAATTTCAGTTTGAATTTCAGTCGCGACTGATTCAGGCGGTTCCCGGTGATGTGCTGATTCTCAAAGCGGGCAGGTATGATTTACACTCCGGTTTAAATCTGGTGACCGATAATGTCACTATTCGCGGGGAGGGACACGAAAAAACGGTGCTCTCTTTCAAGCATCAGACCGATGGCAGTTTTGGGCTGCTGGCCAGCGGGGACAACCTGGTTCTGGAAAATTTTGCCGTGGAAGATACCAGTCATAATGCCATCAAAGTTTTAGGGGCTGAGAATGTGACCTTTCGCGGCGTGCGCACGGAGTGGACAGGAGGCCCGAAAACGACAAACGGGGCATACGGGCTTTATCCGGTGCAATGCAAGAATGTATTGATTGAAAACTGTGTGGCGATCGGTGCCGCCGATGCGGGGATTTATGTGGGACAGTCAACGGACGTCGTTGTCCGTAACAGCCGTGCCGAAGCGAATGTGGCCGGTATCGAGATTGAGAATACGGTCAACGCAGACGTGTATGAGAACGTGGTCACCGGAAATACCGGCGGTCTGCTGGTCTTCGACCTGCCCGGACTGCCTCAAAAAAACGGGAGGCAGGTCAGGCTGTTTCGAAATCGCATCTTTAAAAATAACCTGGCTAACTTTGCACCTGAGGGAAATATGGTCGCTTCCGTCCCGGCGGGAACCGGAATTCTGGTGATGGCCACCGATGAAGTCGAGATATTCGAAAATACCATCAGAGACAATCGATCGTTTAATGTGTCTGTCGTCAGCTTCCTGATTTTTGGAAAGAAGATGAAGGATCCGAATTACGATCCCTACCCGGAAGGTGTTTCGATCCATGACAATAAGATCCAGGGGGGAGGCATGGATCCGGACGGGGAACTGGGATTGATTTTGAAGTCACTGGTAGGCACCCCGTTACCAGAGATTGTGTATGACGGCGTGATTGATTCTCGCAAGCTGGTTGATGGAAAGATTCCGGCTGAGAAAAGTTTGCGAATATCAAATAACGGGGATGTTCGATTTCTGAATATTGATTTCGGGAATCTGACGCCGGTTAACATTGCGACCGGAAAATATCAACCCGAGACTGATGCGTCATCTTTCACCGGAGCACTGCCAGCGCTGAATCCGGTTGTGCTTCAACCTCATGGAAAACCGGAACCGACAAAAAATAAGGCATTACAGATCTATTATGATGCGCCGCCTAAACTGTCTGAACTGGGTTTGTTCCAGGGAAATGGCGCGACACAGGAGCCTGTGAATGATGTGATCCCCTATGAGCTGCTGACAACGCTGTTTACCGATTACACTTCCAAACATCGTTTTGTGCGACTGCCTGCCGGAGAAAAAATCCGGTTTCAGGAATCCGGGGTACTGGAGTTTCCCGTGGGCAGCATGTTAGTCAAAACGTTTTCTTACCTGAAGGATCAGCGGGATCCGGGTGCTGGTGAACGCCTGCTGGAAACACGTGTTGAGTTTCTGAAAGAATCCGGATGGTACGGATATTCCTACATCTGGAATGAAGAGCAGACAGATGCTGAACTCAGCCTGGGGGGCGGGGAAATCGATGTGTCCTGGATTCACACTGATGGCCAGGTACGATCCACCCGGCATCTGGTGCCGAATGCCAATCAGTGTATCAGTTGTCACAGCCAGAATGAAAAGTATGTGCCCCTTGGTCCTGTCGCTGCGAATCTGAACCGGAAGAATCACTATGCTGACGGAGAAGAGAATCAGCTGGCTTATCTGACGCGAAAGGGGCTGCTGCAGGGAACTCCCGCGTTGAAAGAAATCACAAAGCTCCCGGAGTTTTCAGAGCCTCGTTCGGGAACAGTGGATCAACGGGTTCGTGCATATCTGGCGGTGAACTGTGCTCACTGTCACAGCCCGGGCGGCAATGCGCGCACGACGGGGCTGGACCTGCGTTTTTCGCAGGAGGACCCTGCCCGGTGGGGCGTCTGGAAAAATCCGGTCGCTGCAGGCAGAGGCTCAGGCGGTCGCAGTTATGACATCGTACCTGGTGCGCCTGAGAAGTCGATCCTGATGCATCGTCTGCAGTCCAGTGATCTGGCAGCGCGGATGCCAAATATCGGGAACCGGGTGATTCATCAGGAAGCCGTCGATTTGATCGGACAGTGGATCAGTGAAATGCCGGTCGAACGATCCGGTTCTGAAACCCCTTAGAGCTGACAAGCTGAAGCTGCAGGAGAATTCAAACTGCCTGTTTGTGTTCGTAGGAGTGACTGTCCTGAATAATCAGCTGATTGCGGCCCTGTTTCTGCGATTGGGCCAATGCGTGTAGACCTCGTTCCAGTACCAGCTCGGCTGAATCGCCGGGAACACAATTGAGATAAGCGAGGCTGGCGGTGACGACGACTTCGGGACTGTTACTTTCCAGTCGGAAATGATGGTGGCGAATCGCGTCTCGAATCGTTTCAGCACAGATCTGTCCGGCGTCGACTTCAACTGCTGGGAAGAGGATCGCCAGCGTGTCTGATTTCCAGAGACAGATCACATCTTCGTCTCGCACGTTGTGCATGATCAGTCGCGAAAGGGTTTTCATGAACTTGATAGGAGCCATGATCCCGAACCGCTCTTTCAACTGGTCATGTTGATTCATCTGCACAAGTAGCAGTCCACTGTTATTTTCCGTAGAAGTTCCCGCCAGCAACAGCATGTCCAGATTGGCTTCGAAAGCAGAAGAATCAGGCAGCTTTAAATGCGAGTGTTCCGGCTGGAAGGCCCACTGTAAAGCCGGGAAATCCTGCGGCTTCTTTTTTTCCTGCTTTGTAACAGGCGGGGTTTTTTCCGGCTCTGTATTTTTTCGCTCTACCAGTCGATTGATCAGTGACAGCAGACTGGTGCGTTTGGAATTCAATTCCCGCGTCTGGTCGCTGGTAAGAATTGTGCCCGGGAATTTCTCGAGAAGCGAGCAGGCGGTACAGGCTGTGTCCAGCGTTTCTTTTACGTGCTGGTAGCAGTTCTGAAGATGTTTCTGCGCACGCCGAAGGTTCCGGACCGGGGTACTCTTACCGAGGGCATAGCCGGCGGCAAAACCCAGCGAGGCAGCAATCAGCAACCCCCCACCGAAACAGATCAGTATTTCGTTGGGCAGTGTTGATAATATTGTTGCGAGAACAGGTGTCATACTTCTCTTCCTGTCTGGGAAGGAAATCCGAATAGAAGCGATTGGTTTGCGAATGATTGCCTGGAGAAAAGGGAGAGTTGTAACCAGGTACATGAAGTTTAGTTCGCAAATCGAGGTGAAGTGCAGGTGAATCCCTGTTCGATCGCGAAACTCTATGACCAATTATGCTGGTCGTACGGTTTATGAGCCCGATTTGATCCTGACCGGATCACCTGCAGGTCGCGTTTGGGGTCGCGAGAGAACTGTCTGGATTATTTGCGTTTGTTACCTTCGAGGGGAGTTGCCTGGACAGGCGCTGGTTTCGGTTCGAGGAATTGCAGACTCAGCACGATATCCGTGTCTCGATTATCCAGTTCATTGATCAGTTTTTCGTCTACGGTGAAGACGAATGAGATCTGCCTGCCGGACGGTGCAGCGCACAGGTAATAAATCCATTGGACCGGGATGTCGTTGGCTTTTCCGGCAACGGTGACGCGGTGGATAAACCGTCCGTCGTCTGTGGAGAGGTTTTCTGCTTTCAGAATCTTGATGAGCTTGTCTCCCAGGGAAGAACGGATATCTTGCTGGAACTGTTCTTCGCTGGTATGTTCTCCTGGTTTGACAGTCGGGATTTTTGAGATATTGGCCTGTGAGACCAGGCTCCCTTTATCGAGCAGACGTAATACGGCAACCTGACCAGTCTGATGGAAGACATACCAGTCACGAGGCAGTAATAACCGGATATCCCACGGTGGTTCAAAGCTCAGGTATTTAGCTTCCGGACTGGTCTCCAGTGGGATCGAAGCCAGAATTTCATCGGTTAACGGGCCTGAGGCCGTCGCGACAGAGCGTGTCCAGTTGACATCAGCAGTCACTTTCATTCCCGGACTGACAGAGCCGACCGAACGTTTTTCGGTCTGCTGCAGTTCGAGTTGACTGATATAGTTGTGATCCAGGCGGAACTGCAGTTTGCCTTTGACGGTGATGGTGGTCTGCGCGCCAACGGTCGCTCCTTCAATACTGCCTGTGAAGCTGATGGTGGCCAGTTGATCTTCGACGGAATCCAGTTGACAGGTTAACTCGGATTTCAAAACGGCTTCCAGGCCGGTCAGAGACTGCAGCACCCAGCGGTCCGGAGTCCAGACTTCACCCACTTCAACATCCGATTGTGGTAATAATGCCATCACGGGCAGGCTGTCTCCCGGGGAGTTCAGCAGTTCGACTTCGGAAGGCAGGAGATGACTGTTGGGGGCATGCAGAGAGAGCCCTTCCAGAGTTCCTTCTGCCACGATGAGACGATGCTTGTCGCTGCCACGGGCATAGGTTTTCTGCCCTTGAACATCGATGGTGGCTGTCGCTGCTTCATAATATCGAAGTGAGCGAAATGCTTCTGCATCGCGTCCGGTTCCGGGTAAGCGTCGTTCGAGGTACTGAAATTTTCCATCGACGTCGAGTGCGAGTGAGCGTGCCTGCCCTGTTTTGATCGCTGTTTCCAGTTGTCCTTTCACCCGCACGGTAGAATTCACGTTGAAAGTACGTGCGTCCTGAACGGGTTCTCTGAATTCATAGGGTTCCGCGAAAGAATCATTCGCAGAGGCTGACAGAACCAATGCGACCAGCGTCAGGCAGAGAATACCGGGAATCGATGCAGAAGAAACAGAACTCAGTGAAAACATGCGGATGGCTCCGTAAATCAAGCGTCCATACTGATTGGAGAATGCGAAACGTAACTAATCGTTGATTGCCACTTTGGTCTGCTGTGCCAGTTCACGGGCTGTTGCCGTAATCCCGGCAACATCGAGACCCAGGTCAGCCAGTAATTCCTTGCGGTTTCCATGTTCAATGAAACGATCCGGGATTCCCAGTCGTTTGAGGTGACTGGTGTTTATTCCCGCATCATTTGCCGACTCAAGAACGGCAGAACCGAAGCCGCCACAAAGTGTACCTTCTTCAACGGTAATCACAAAGCCCGATTCCTGCAAAGCCTGGTGGATGACTTCTGCGTCAAGAGGCTTGGAGAAACGGGCGTTGATGACACCAATGTCGAGTCCTTCTTCACGCAGTTTTTCCGCAGCCTGGATGCAATTGGTGAACAGAGAGCCAAATGCGATCAG is from Gimesia maris and encodes:
- a CDS encoding carboxy terminal-processing peptidase, translated to MKLNPPSKAASALSLCMVLLLGTAIFAQQATVSDSASDSTTAKRVCAMVSRFHISGKPINDEISQKLMKRFIKQLDPQKLYFYKSDIEAFEKDKTQLDDKLAVGDVNFAYESFDLYLKRLQERMEYAQQLVDVDHDFTVDESIIVDAKEQDFAKDQTEMNERWRKRVKYDLLNLVLEDTKLEEAREQLHKRYRNNLRTMAQTEKSEKLEMYLSSLTHCFDPHSSYMSPQTLEDFRISMELSLDGIGAALRSEDGFTVVAEIVPGGAADADGRLKPGDKIVAVAQEDGDFVDVVEMKLSKVVRYIRGKRGTIVQLRVKKEKNNAVETYELTRKKIELSTSEVKGKIIETGERLPGKTGRIGVISIPSFYRDFRGAQRGDENFKSTARDVRKVLYDFRDQGGVDGVVVDLRFNGGGALSEAIEVSGLFVDEGPVVQVKQMDGERKIHSDVEPGAVYTGPLVVVCNRLSASASEIFAGVIKDYKRGLIIGDTTTHGKGTVQNVMPVSNQMFSFLRGQDLGALKLTINQFYRVNGDSTQNRGVRSDIVLPSLIDNMDLGESFLDDAMEFDQTEVAQFAPVGMVNPQILDQLKQSSSKRIVADKEFKETQEEIDKYLQKKNQKTISLNEVTRRKELSSDKEKEKEDKKKEEEKAKKEAADKEIFKKDYYNDEILNITVDYMNVLKNMNTVQR
- a CDS encoding TetR/AcrR family transcriptional regulator, translating into MNSTEAEEIPPKKVIRSHDAILKAAIAEFAERGVDGARIEAIARQAKFNKSLIYRYFNDKQGLFEAALQRKLEERNDSVEKIPKEISEVLQFYVKENMRDQNYVRVLLNEAQQNQGEPLIDNAWRREYYQNHIDRLKQSQAEGDISDEFDPVCLMLIFTALVFFPATLPQLAQLISGHKVDSDEFQVLWNNCLLALTRLMQPS
- a CDS encoding aldehyde dehydrogenase family protein produces the protein MGDTILHQQYATNSDQSKLDQALDELAATSRSEAGLSVARRIELTGQCLCCLSQVAREWVDLACEAKRIPRESTTCAEEVLAGPVSVARFLQVLLLSLKSIQSEGQPRLPASPKAKSGEQIRVPVFPTSGIYDSLVFYGLSAEAWLPEDIGAETLFDLTHLEQTENSALPLTLVLGAGNVSAIPATDVLTKILQDGERVLLKMNPVNDYLKTVFERSFTPLIDAGLLRIVSGDAAAGAYLVAHPAIDRIHITGSTRTHDAIVWGSDPEECRARKESNQPQLEIPVTSELGNVSPWIIVPGRYSEKQLQFQAENIAASIVNNASFNCLATKVIVTYADWPDRDRFLTMIEQKLQHIPRRYAYYPGAPERWQRFAGAEPDDRQYLPWKLIRDADPVQSSHLFQEESFVCVCAETALEAESDSDFLERAVEFVNRDVWGTLCATITVPDAFRQTDHATLDRCIGKLKYGAVGINHWPALNYAFMSTPWGGASGATLQDVVSGIGNVHNTYFLAGVEKTVLYGPLTLFPQPVWFPSHPNPEAVGWRLFDLYTKPSLGNLLRTGLTVALK
- a CDS encoding parallel beta-helix domain-containing protein — its product is MALYQWMTCCRAIALSVLILGCSLLHVAVLAGAEEKPAFKLEASTYTFSPGPEFQFEFQSRLIQAVPGDVLILKAGRYDLHSGLNLVTDNVTIRGEGHEKTVLSFKHQTDGSFGLLASGDNLVLENFAVEDTSHNAIKVLGAENVTFRGVRTEWTGGPKTTNGAYGLYPVQCKNVLIENCVAIGAADAGIYVGQSTDVVVRNSRAEANVAGIEIENTVNADVYENVVTGNTGGLLVFDLPGLPQKNGRQVRLFRNRIFKNNLANFAPEGNMVASVPAGTGILVMATDEVEIFENTIRDNRSFNVSVVSFLIFGKKMKDPNYDPYPEGVSIHDNKIQGGGMDPDGELGLILKSLVGTPLPEIVYDGVIDSRKLVDGKIPAEKSLRISNNGDVRFLNIDFGNLTPVNIATGKYQPETDASSFTGALPALNPVVLQPHGKPEPTKNKALQIYYDAPPKLSELGLFQGNGATQEPVNDVIPYELLTTLFTDYTSKHRFVRLPAGEKIRFQESGVLEFPVGSMLVKTFSYLKDQRDPGAGERLLETRVEFLKESGWYGYSYIWNEEQTDAELSLGGGEIDVSWIHTDGQVRSTRHLVPNANQCISCHSQNEKYVPLGPVAANLNRKNHYADGEENQLAYLTRKGLLQGTPALKEITKLPEFSEPRSGTVDQRVRAYLAVNCAHCHSPGGNARTTGLDLRFSQEDPARWGVWKNPVAAGRGSGGRSYDIVPGAPEKSILMHRLQSSDLAARMPNIGNRVIHQEAVDLIGQWISEMPVERSGSETP
- a CDS encoding GGDEF domain-containing protein: MTPVLATILSTLPNEILICFGGGLLIAASLGFAAGYALGKSTPVRNLRRAQKHLQNCYQHVKETLDTACTACSLLEKFPGTILTSDQTRELNSKRTSLLSLINRLVERKNTEPEKTPPVTKQEKKKPQDFPALQWAFQPEHSHLKLPDSSAFEANLDMLLLAGTSTENNSGLLLVQMNQHDQLKERFGIMAPIKFMKTLSRLIMHNVRDEDVICLWKSDTLAILFPAVEVDAGQICAETIRDAIRHHHFRLESNSPEVVVTASLAYLNCVPGDSAELVLERGLHALAQSQKQGRNQLIIQDSHSYEHKQAV